Proteins encoded in a region of the Methanosarcinales archaeon genome:
- the radA gene encoding DNA repair and recombination protein RadA, with protein sequence MTEKITMLEDLPGVGPATAEKLKEAGFNSIEAIAVASPADLAATAEVGESTAAKIINAARDAADVGGFETGNKVLERRKLVGKLTTGTEAFDELMGGGIETQSITEFYGEFGCGKTQITHQLAVNVQLPPEHGGLNGSVIMIDTENTFRPERITQMLAGVSSRTGEEYDPEEFLQNIHVARAYNSNHQILLAESATQLAEEFKDSGKPVRLLIVDSLTAHFRAEYVGRGTLADRQQKLNKHMHELLKFGDLFNAAVVVTNQVMSKPDAFFGDPTRPIGGHIVGHTATFRLYLRKSKGEKRIARLVDSPSLPEGEAVFSVTTDGLTD encoded by the coding sequence ATGACAGAAAAAATCACAATGCTGGAAGACTTGCCCGGAGTGGGACCGGCCACAGCAGAGAAATTGAAAGAAGCGGGATTCAATTCTATTGAAGCCATAGCAGTAGCATCACCTGCAGACCTTGCCGCCACTGCAGAAGTGGGAGAATCCACGGCTGCTAAGATCATAAATGCTGCCAGGGATGCAGCAGATGTAGGCGGTTTTGAGACAGGGAACAAGGTACTTGAACGCAGGAAACTGGTAGGTAAACTGACAACAGGAACTGAAGCGTTCGATGAACTGATGGGCGGCGGCATTGAGACCCAGTCAATTACTGAATTCTATGGAGAATTCGGGTGTGGCAAGACCCAGATAACCCATCAACTGGCCGTAAATGTCCAGCTTCCACCAGAGCATGGGGGGCTGAACGGTTCAGTTATAATGATCGATACTGAAAATACCTTCAGGCCAGAACGTATTACACAGATGTTGGCAGGGGTATCCAGCCGTACAGGCGAGGAATATGACCCAGAAGAATTCCTGCAAAATATCCATGTGGCCCGGGCCTATAACTCTAACCACCAGATACTGCTGGCAGAATCAGCCACCCAGCTGGCAGAAGAATTCAAGGATAGCGGCAAACCTGTACGCTTACTTATCGTGGATTCCCTTACCGCTCATTTCAGAGCAGAATATGTAGGCCGTGGAACCCTTGCTGATAGGCAGCAGAAACTGAATAAACACATGCACGAGCTGCTTAAGTTCGGGGATCTGTTCAATGCGGCAGTGGTTGTGACCAACCAGGTCATGTCCAAACCGGACGCTTTCTTTGGAGATCCAACCAGACCCATAGGCGGACATATTGTTGGACATACTGCCACCTTCCGATTATACCTGCGCAAATCCAAAGGTGAAAAGCGAATAGCTAGGCTGGTAGATTCACCAAGCCTGCCTGAAGGTGAAGCAGTATTTTCTGTGACCACAGATGGACTGACAGATTGA